A window of Phycisphaerae bacterium genomic DNA:
CGATCAGTTGGCTGCGCCAATTCCGACGCCTTCGAATTCGCTATGATCGTCGCGCTGACATCCATACGGCATTTCTCACACTGGGCTGCGCCTTGATCTGTTGGCGACGATTAAAGAATGGGTACTTTTAGGGACTCTTAGAGTCTTGTGCGTCGATATCGCCGTCGCGCAGCGCAGGGCTCCTAAGGAAGGCGGAGACTTCGTCGCACTAAATCGCAAGAATCCTTGATCCATTCCCTCAAATTCGCTAATATTTAAGGCGTTTCGAGGCATTCAAATGGGGAGGAGAAGTTCAACATGAAGAAATGTACTCTGTGGAGCTTCGCGATGACACCTGCCATTTGCCTAGCTTGGACCGGTGACGCCAAAGGCAGTATTGTGCTTTGGTCCTCGCTTAATGGAGGGAACGACCATTACTACGAACGGGTTGACGATTTAGGATTGACTTGGGATCA
This region includes:
- a CDS encoding IS5/IS1182 family transposase, with product ISWLRQFRRLRIRYDRRADIHTAFLTLGCALICWRRLKNGYF